A single window of Scylla paramamosain isolate STU-SP2022 chromosome 41, ASM3559412v1, whole genome shotgun sequence DNA harbors:
- the LOC135092873 gene encoding uncharacterized protein LOC135092873 has translation MADEAEATTSTESYAWKYFEKLKCEESSRCKKCHAVIKCRGWSTSGMIRHLKSKHSIEKTENLKRPSDRSHDKDTSEVKRNSVQQKMTDFLKKEETKEEIVGKLAAVDGFSINAIAKSEFIKTSMLARGYKLSQSPTLVMDLVHKQYNVAKERVIFDINKRKNVGVRFGLSLDEYTSLKNKRYMNINLHTSDTFWNLGMARITGSLPAETAVEVVENKLAEFQVNLERDVVACVTDGASVMVKFGKLIKTCHHMCYAHGIHLAVCDVLYKKTDGNLVSLERRNVTHLQEEETDDVEAVPEEEELSSMIEVVSDEDLENIRLEDLEDDEVGNIDLSVTINKVRKIVKIFRKSPTRNEKLQMYVVSEYGKELMLKLDSKTKWNSLLDMLERFLKVKNSVAKAMIDCNMEMNITNGELKVLNDLVTALQPVKLGAERMGCRGTTILSAEGVFSFMLKELNEQKSSFSMKLQNSLYSRINERRSAVLVGLMKYLHCGKAYNSCEERLPLALPRKSAIVESAKQLLGRLFQVSDEEATTSDNVETSVNQQSSLTDRLQAAID, from the coding sequence ATGGCAGACGAGGCAGAAGCAACAACCAGTACTGAGTCTTATGCatggaaatattttgaaaaacttAAATGTGAAGAATCGTCACGATGTAAAAAGTGTCATGCAGTTATAAAGTGCAGAGGATGGTCTACCAGTGGTATGATCCGTCATCTCAAGAGCAAACATTCaattgaaaaaacagaaaatctcAAACGTCCTTCAGACAGGTCTCATGATAAAGATACGAGTGAGGTGAAGAGGAATTCTGTGCAACAGAAAATGACTGATTttttgaaaaaggaggagacgaaggaagaaatcGTTGGGAAGCTAGCTGCAGTAGATGGATTTTCCATAAATGCCATTGCCAAGAGTGAGTTCATAAAGACATCAATGCTTGCAAGGGGATACAAATTGTCTCAAAGTCCAACTCTTGTTATGGATCTTGTACATAAGCAGTACAATGTTGCAAAAGAAAGGGTGATATTTGAtattaacaaaaggaagaatgttGGGGTTAGGTTTGGATTATCTCTTGATGAGTATACTTCACTAAAAAACAAGAGATACATGAACATAAATTTACATACTAGTGATACCTTTTGGAATCTAGGAATGGCTAGAATTACAGGTTCACTACCAGCAGAGACTGCAGTTGAGGTAGTTGAGAATAAGTTAGCCGAGTTTCAGGTAAACTtggaaagagatgtagttgcATGTGTAACTGATGGAGCCAGCGTCATGGTTAAATTTGGCAAACTGATTAAGACCTGTCATCACATGTGTTATGCTCATGGAATACATCTTGCTGTTTGTGATGTTCTTTACAAGAAAACAGATGGTAACTTAGTTAGTTTGGAAAGGAGAAATGTTACCCATCTCCAAGAAGAGGAAACTGATGATGTGGAAGCTGtgccagaggaagaagagttgagTAGTATGATAGAGGTGGTATCAGATGAGGATTTGGAAAATATTAGGTTAGAGGATCTGGAAGATGATGAAGTAGGGAACATAGATTTGTCTGTCACCATCAACAAAGTCAGGAAAATTGTAAAGATTTTTAGAAAATCACCCACAAGAAATGAGAAGCTGCAGATGTATGTTGTTAGTGAATATGGCAAAGAACTGATGCTAAAACTCGACTCAAAGACAAAGTGGAACAGCTTGCTAGACATGCTAGAGCGATTTCTCAAAGTAAAAAACTCAGTTGCTAAAGCTATGATTGACTGTAATATGGAAATGAACATCACAAATGGGGAATTAAAAGTGCTGAATGACTTAGTAACAGCACTGCAACCAGTGAAACTAGGGGCAGAGAGGATGGGATGCAGAGGTACAACTATTCTTAGTGCTGAAGGTGTGTTTTCATTCATGTTGAAAGAATTGAATGAACAAAAGTCATCATTTTCAATGAAGCTGCAAAATTCTCTCTATAgcagaataaatgaaaggaggagtgcGGTTCTCGTAGGCCTTATGAAATACCTGCATTGTGGTAAGGCTTATAACAGCTGTGAGGAAAGATTACCATTAGCTTTACCCCGTAAGTCTGCCATCGTGGAGTCAGCTAAACAGCTGTTAGGAAGACTGTTTCAAGTAAGTGATGAAGAAGCTACAACTAGTGATAATGTGGAAACATCTGTAAATCAACAAAGCTCACTCACTGATAGACTCCAGGCAGCCATAGATTAG
- the LOC135092954 gene encoding uncharacterized protein LOC135092954 codes for MNISDPGRAPPTLPACAGELARPLTSLFNHCLQSRKWPKAWKISKVVPIHEKNSKSEVKNYRSVSLLPVLSKVLESIMAMRMMEHLERHHLLCTRQCRGASTPALHRLSEGETSESCAQRQSRKYTQIKQVFPREAA; via the exons ATGAACATCTCTGATCCGGGAAGAGCACCTCCAACTCTGCCTGCA TGCGCCGGGGAGCTGGCGCGCCCGCTGACCTCTCTCTTCAACCACTGTCTACAGAGCAGGAAATGGCCCAAAGCCTGGAAAATCAGCAAGGTTGTTCCGATTCATGAGAAAAATTCTAAAAGTGAGGTGAAAAACTACCGCTCTGTGTCTCTGCTGCCCGTGCTCAGTAAGGTGTTGGAAAGCATCATGGCTATGAGAATGATGGAGCACCTTGAGCGCCATCACTTGCTGTGCACCAGACA GTGTCGAGGGGCCTCTACTCCAGCTCTTCACCGACTATCTGAGGGAGAGACATCTGAAAGTTGTGCTCAACGGCAGAGTCGGAAGTACACCCAAATAAAGCAGGTGTTCCCAAGAGAAGCTGCTTAG